Genomic window (Cucumis sativus cultivar 9930 chromosome 2, Cucumber_9930_V3, whole genome shotgun sequence):
AATCACAGtgcttaaatttatttcacatAGTTGAGGACGCTGACTTTCTTGTTATTTAAGCCACGTATAAACtaataactataaaaaaaatgataaaaatttaacaattaatttatatgtagaaatagttttttttttcttttttaatattaagcCCAGTAAAGtactctttctttattattattttttgaacaaTATGAGGCAATTTAATTGGCTTAATTACACAGAACAACCAGGGGAGAGCCCTCCTTAGGTAAGGTCCAAAAATTCTTCCTAAGTGTGAAGAATATAAATAGAGAAGCTACCGAAGGAATCCTCGGTAAACTCTACCATTTCTACAGTCACATGGATCACAAAGAAACTTTGATGAAATTGAGTCACAAAATCttggtttcctttttcaatGGACACCATTCCATAATAAAGGTGGTTGATGTCATTCTACAGCAGAGTAGACCATTCCAAAGATAACTTTCCAGAAGTTTCAAGCTttgagaaaagtgaaaaagaggTGGTGAGAGATTTCACATCTTTGATTAGTGGAGAGTTGGACATCTTTCTTTGAATATTTTCTTGATTGTTTGTGCTACTCAGAGAGAGCTCTCAAACAAACTCCATCAGCTTTTGGGCAAACACCTTTTCAAATAGCTTTGGAGTTATTTGGGCTGAGTATGCTGGGATCCTTATCAAACTGTGATAGACAAGATCATGCTCCAAAAAGCTTTGAAGAGGTTGTCATTTAGAGGAAAGCCATGATGGGAATTGGGCCACTCCATGCAAGTACCAGTGCAACTAGACATGCGGGCAAGGGTTTCTTTGgaagaatttgacaaattgtGCCAGCGAGCTTTGTTTTAGAGAGGATTTTGTATAGACCACTAGCCTCCTAAAATGTGTCATCAGCCAATTGGAAATGAGTCTTCACAGCAGTATACTATATTGAAGCAACAACAAAAGGAGGGCAGATATGGTATACCTCTTGAAGGAAGAATGTTGGCTCTTGGTTTTCCTTTGATGGTGATAGATAATTTGCCCAAGGGATGCACCCACGAATTTATTTCCTAGAACCTTTTGACCTCCAAAATTGAGAAGTTCAATAAACTCTGTGAAGGTTGAGTTCGAAAACAAGGACCTTATTTATTCTTAACGTGACCATGTGTAGCCCGATAGCCACTAAACAAGAATCAttggtttctctttctttcatagAAGAATTTggtaagaaaaaatgaaggggAAAACTTTTTTGAGCTTTTCAGCCAAAGGTTTGGCTATGATTGTTGTGCTTGTCAGAAGAGGATAAGAATGCTGGAATAAGAAACCTCCCTTAACAATATTAGAGTTGGGGActaatttttagatttattgaTAGTATAGGGAATGGACAATGGAACATAAAGTTTTGGTACCACTTTGGTACTTTAACCTAAAAATTTTCGAGTTTTATTTAGcaacaaaaaagttatgatCATTGGTAAATTTATTGGTGAGAATGACTAATGAGATAATCTGAGGAGTAATTAGGAATTTGTGCTTATGTTTGTTTATTGTCCAAGTTTTTTAatgtgttattattttcttttacagaGGGAACAACTACCAATGGGGAGTATCTCCTGCCATTCAAAACGGGTGCCTTTTTGTCGAAAGCTCCCGTTCTTCCGTATATTTTAAGATATCCGTATCAGAGATTTAGTTTGGCCTGGGAATCAATAACAGGGGTAAGACTTTCTGCTTTATTGTAAGCCCTTCTAagatttcttcttcaaattttgttaaggAGAATTTGCAAAATAGAAGTTGACATTATCCAATGGGGCGGTGCAGtactattttcttaaatgCTGTAATTCAGTTCGAGTATGTGTTAAATATTCTGATTATGAAGTTTCTCATATGGCCTTCATTCTGACGATTGTTTCTTATGAGCCAAGGCCTACTACCAGCCTTTGATGTAATGGTGTAAGAAGTTAATGAGTTTAAACTGTCGTGGATACATAAACTTCAAGAGGTGAACAAGGACGAAATTTACttcaatgaattttttagtAGTGAATTATTGCACGTTCAATTGGTAATTGGGAActtccttccttctttttttgggATAACCACGTGTGTTAAGTCTAGCTTACTACTTAACTAATCCCACAAGATAACTACTCAATATGATTACTTTCGTTATTAGACTTTCTAATATTGaactatataatttgaaattgaaaccaTAGCCTTGTGTTAGTTGGTTACTTCTACCTCAAATTGCTGAACCAACTCATTTGTGGCTACCACCTTTGATATTGTAAAGGTTTCAGGATCCTAGCATAAgatatatttgaattcttattGGCAGGGCCGTCATTTTCTACTTCTTCTCTGTCAATTTGTAAATCACATGGAGGTAATAAGATTGCCTGTCTACGTCCCATCACCAGAAGAAAAGGATGATCCGAAGCTTTATGCTAACAATATCAGAAGGTTGATGGCAAAAGAGGTATTTCTTCTCCTTCGTTGCactatattatattcatttaGGAGAGTGAGCAGAAATCTCAAACATGCCTCTCAAAAGGCAACAAGGACCATGACAAAAACATTGAGACCTTTCTGGTTGATTATTCTTTCAAGATATTTTCCTATACAATCACAATTTTCATAGCTGCGAACTAAACTGAATCCCTTTTACTCTCTATTTGAGTGTGTTATTCTAGATAAGTTATGGCTATTGTTTTTATCTGCAGGGAAATATGATGCTTTCGGATATTGGGCTCCCAGAGAAGCGTGTTTATCTTGCTGCTCTGAATGGTAATAATAACATCCGTAGTGTTTTGCATCAGAAAGACGACTGAATTAACTAGTTCGAGTCTAGTTTTAGTTTATCCAGGTTTATGCACTGTTACGATGGGGGGAAGTTATGGTACCCACCCATCTAATACTACTAGATACTACTAAGAGTGCGTTTCTTGGCCTGTACTTTATATAACAAACATAATATTTGAGTAGAGTTTTTACTTATTAGTGTGGTGGCGAGTTTCTGTTTATCAGAGCATGATGTAACATGTTGATGCCTCgactaaaaattttatattggtaatgaaattgaaagagtTGAGAAAATTGCCTTGCCTTGAGAAAGGAAAAGCCTAAACAgcctattaatttaaattctgAGGTGTCTCTTTGGTGTTCCTGCAGGTATACCACGCCAATGCTAATTTGGGATGTCATCTTCTGTAAATTCTTGTAGATGATAAATATATGGAAAACACCATCACCACCACCATGTGCAACAACCATTCATTTAACTAATATCGTCTCAAATAAACTTGTTTGTATGATTCTTTTCGAGAAACACTTCAATTTTGGTGATAGCTTGTGTGCATATACGTGTGAGTCTCATCAAATTTAGGGTTTCTAGTTTTGAAGCTGAGGTTTCAGTTCACTTGTGAATCTCACCATAATTTGCTTGAGAGTCATTACATAATCCTGCAGGCTGGGCTTCTATCACAAGATGATGAGGGTGGTTTTATGTTCATGAAATGCTGCTGCCTGTGCGAAATATCGTCCTCGGGTTTTGACCCTTTACTTCATTAGAGATATCGTGTTTGATTCAGTTAAAGTTTACTATATAAACATTCTCTATCATGAATTTTATGTTGTTATTTACCAAAAAGTAGTGATAGTAAAGGAAATCATAGGTTGAAAATCACCAAGTTTACCTTGTCAAGATCTCTCCCTTCCCCTTGTCTCATTCCAATTTCCTCTCCCAGTTTGTTTCGTTTTACATtagaaataatagaaattcaGACTATACTTGGAGATGGGGAAGATGCGTCTAAATCACTAAGCTAAACTATGCTCGAGTTGGTTAAATTGATTATCCATGAGATTCGATTTTATAACATAGCTCCAATGTTATTAAATGTCTTGTCTCTATAATTTGTCTTGCAACTGAAAAGGAGTAGACAGATGGACAAAGAGCAGAGTTGCCTTGGATTTTTCTCACCTTTGCCTTGGGATGCTTGTGACCTTCTGCTTTCTACCAAATTGGCAGAGCAAAATATACTGCGAACATGTgatttcttttccctttttaactTCGTGAGCAAAATAACCATTCATATATTCAAGCTTTAAAAGTTGTATCggttatattttcttataaattttatgtgtCACAACTTATgatttgtatcaatttagatCCTTCTTTATACATggttctatattttgtaaatattttagtttagttttagtttactactttttaaaatataaactatccAAAATATCCATGGTGTTcattcaatattaaaatttgtttaataaaatattcaaattacactctaaaatttaaattagaattgTTATATAACAGACCAATCAAGTAGAATGATGACTATGATAAGTgaactaaacaaataattgtaGAATATTAGTAgacaaatgagaaaaaaaggaagaggacaacttaacaaacaaaataacacCAAACATATGGAATCCTTATGCCATTCTATTATGTTTAGTTGTCCGTTCTCCTCTATCATTTGTCTATCATACTACAATGTACCAAATTAGCCAACTAACCATTCATTATTTATCGACATCTTCGACAATAATATAGAATCACATTTGGACCCCCAAATGATAAAAACCGAACCTTTCGAACTTGTAGGGGTATTTTTGCCATTTGTGCTTGGTTTTTATTACTATCATggttaatatttttgttagttaGGGGGTGTTGAAATGGGAGGAGACCAGCATGGTAACGGACCATTGATTAATACGATCCAGAAATAGACATTACATTTACACTGGGAAGGCTAGTGGGTTTGTCATCTAACAGAGAAATTGCTTGCATCTACTCATAGCAAGCAACTCCCAAACAAATTATgtgaaatagaaaaaggatAAACTCCCTTCTCTTTCCAAATAAAAGATATCTAgaacaaacaaattttctcACCTATCATTTGATTTGAGGCATGAGGAAGGTTCAGTGTTGGGTTTTTTCAGCTCCCACCCTTTCGATGGTGACTGTAGATATAATGAACTGGAAGACAGCTGCTTCTGCCGCGACGATATGGAAGACAAGCAACTGAATGCATTCCTCAGCTTCGTCTTCTCAGTCTCGAATGGCGTGGGATCGTGTCTTACAGCAGATATTCTAAGGGACTCAGGAAGTATGCAATTACAGACGGAACCTGTAATGTTGATCCCTTTCTGTTAATCTTTTAGTGAATATGAAAAACCACTCTtctacatttaatttaatttaaacccAAATGTCACTATACCACAATGGATTGAAAAGCAAGCATAGGTAGCtgaaactttcttttttggggGAGAATAAAATCAATAGATTTAGCATTCACACCATCAGATCTGAGAGGGAAAATCGCTTCTAAAAGGGAATGAGATAGAAAGGTACCTATTTTAGCCAGTCGATTTACCCATTTTGGAATTGATTTTCCAGTCAACTGATGACAGACGTCCCTGCAGAAATGATTGCAGTTCTTGACAATTAGGTGATATGTATCTCCATAGTAGCTTGAAGAGCACTGCTCCATGAACTCTCTTACTTCATGAGGGTCGAGGCAGGTTGTGCCAATTAATATTGACCTCCTAAACTTGAAGCCCGGGCATTGTCGAGGCTCGACTTCAAAAACGCCACTGGTTGGATAGTCATGAGCTCCAAATGCATATTCTACACCATGGACTGCAAAATGCATACATTTCACTCTCAGAACGGAATGAGATCGCACTAACTTTCTAATTTCAGATCACAATTGGATTTTGTAGTGGCAAAAGAAAGGTTTGTGACATTACCTTCTACACCAGAGTGAAAGATACCAAGGCCTGCCCAATAGACATAACCATTCACAGGGGTTAAATCATACACGTTTAGATAAACTGGCGTTGTGCCTGGACCATAGTTAACCGACTTAGATTTGGAAAATAGACAAAAAGAGGGAGATGGTGATTTTCCTTTCAACCGAGGGGCAATTGATTTCCATTTCTTGGATCCAAGCTtcagtttcatttttttttacaaagaaaaaaatcacacTTCGGTTGATGCCCCTCTCCAATCTGTTACAGGGACAAGCAGAATAAATCACCAATATGGGGAAAGTACAAAGACAAGACAGATTCATGCTATTATCATCAGAATAAATAACTTTCTAATCAATTTTCCCAATCAAAGTTTTACCCCTCATCAGGTGATGATAAAGAACTCTCCAATCCAAATTATCCTATACCATACAAGAATCTTAAGCCTGAATTGTGCTAACTTATAAGATATAGCCCAGACCAACAGATACATGTGGTTCAGAAATGACCATATGGGTTCAAACCTAAGCTTTGGGAGAGTAAAAGCTATGcaaaattcaactttatatGATTATTCTCGGCCTTACCCAATATGCCATGGCATGAATGTGAACCCAAAAACTTATAAGTTTATTTAGCCTGCAGAATATGAGGTCTATTTGAGTAGTCAATAGATAAAAGAAGTGCAGTAAAGGGTCACAAACTTAAACAAGCTAGCAGGAGAGGAGGTGATTGGAATTGTCTGATatacaaatcaaaagaaaagttgagaaTCCATTTCTGCAGCAAATTTGTAGCGAAAACACTAATGATTGGAAGGTGAGTTTAAAAACATTCTCTTTATTCCttataataacatttaaacGATGATGTTAGCCTGATTTTGAAAAGAGACAAAAGCTGTTTTTCAGATAATCGCAGACTTGTACTTAATAATTACACTAAGTAATCTTATCGCTACTcccaatttaagaaaataattatgatataaatagaaattaaagaaaaagaaaaagagtaaagCCAGGTAGCCCCTCCGTCATCATGACATCCTCATTCATGTAGTATTTTTAATCCTTTACCATATTAAGAAGATATCCTAGTTCTCTTCTCCCATTAAATTAGAGAAGGCTAATAACTTGAACAATCAAGGGTTTTCATTTCAGTATCCAAAATCTAAATAGATCTGAACAGAAGCAACTTTCGAGCCTGGAACTTTTAATTCAAGAATTATATATtggaaatagaaaataaagttgCACTACATTTATTAAGAGCCAGCTAAGTTCTCCAACAGAACATTAAGCATCAAACCTTTTATTAAAAGCACTCCTAAAAGCTAggattctctttctttctttttttaagctATCAATGAAACACATTGTGTCTcaagattttcaaaatcaaactgaTAATAGAATTGTTTACTTTCAAATCAACTCGTGTACAAGTTACTTTCAATAATGGAATTGGACAGTAACGGTTATTGATTGaaggaggaaaagaaaaattggtaaaattaaattcagaTCTGAATgacaattaaattaactaacgAAGACAAGGGCACTCCAAAGTGGCCAGCATTAACAGTCAAGTCTATTATCAAAGATCAACAAAACAGGAAACCATGCTTTCTGCTAAGGCGTTACAGACCCCAAACATTACAAATCAAGACAAAAACAACAAGGGGAGGAAAATTCACAGATtcagaaacaaaaacacaaaacaaacaatcaaaCGCTCTCGATGCCAGCTTATGAAGGAAACCCCACAAGTTCATAATCATTAAAAACCCAACAATTCAACAAccacacaaaaaaataaatcgaACCCATGTCACAAAACGAACTCACAGATTCAAGAAGATCCAAAATGGGGCATCGAAATGAGGCAGCAGGATGAAGGAGGGAGCACAAAAAAGCAAACCCAGATAAGTAAAAGAcagagagaggaagaaaaagaagaagaatgagagGGACCAGAAACAAGGGTTACAATCCTCGTTTGGCCGCCTCTCgctctctctttctctgtGTATCTCTCAAAGGTTTGTGCTAGATGAATAATAATGGAAGTGGGAAAGGCAACGAAAGTGGCATAAaccaaaaggaaagaagaccAGATTGATTAATGTGGGTGAGCCTAAGAGGCACAGCCACAGCCACAGCCTCAGCCAAGCCACagtttgagagagaaagatgATACAGTGAAAGTTGTCTCATTATTTTACCCTTTCCCATACCCTTCTCTTCCCACCACGTGCTTTGCTTTTCTCCAAATTCTCCATCTTTTTAGCCcatctttcatttcttcttcttcttcttcttcatttcatttcaattataatGCCCCATACTTCTCTAATGACCTTTCAATCTTTCTTTGTTAATGCACAACAccatttaaacttttatattgTGATTTATAGAATTTGAGCTTTCTCTTCTATTTaactaaactaattttgaCATACATTCGAGTTGgtatttctcaaataaataaagttcgaggtgaaaaattcaaatatgtaGTTTTGTGAATATTagtcaataaaataattttaaaattaagtatataataacatttttaaaaatatttattaattttatcgTGGTAGATTTATATGGCTCGAtcaattttgtcatatttgtattttttaaaaatttatgtcATAGTGTGAATATAATTGTTATGTATAGTATTATAAGaataatacaaacaaattgaATACATTATTAAGTCAATCATCCTATTGTCTGGAAGTGGAAGACTTAACTTTATTCTCCACcagatattttctttttatattttgatttactaataatatgattaagttgaaagtaaattaaaatatagaaactgctctccaaaaagaaatattaaaaaatagatagaaGATAcaactttattgttttctttctaaaaaaaaataattgttagaaTTGATTGCCTTTAGCTTGCAGCATTGATGTTGCCATGAGTACAATAATAAGTGAATTCTAGTCAATATGACTTAATAATGTGACAATCATCTTATGTGTCTCTACgtatgaatatataatatttagacTTTAGTTTCTAACATGTCGGTTGATTTTTCAATCTCATCAAACCATATTTTAAGTATTGgtgattttatgttttacaatGCTTATATGCGAGTAAAtcattagttttattattatattgagTTAGCTATTATGTGCACACAAGAGTCAAGATAAACATGTGTTGAAAGGTCTATGCAGTAATGAGAAGGTGGTTAGATGTTTTGAGATGTCCGTATTTGAATCGACCACCTAAGCAATTGGAATTGAACCTGTAAATCTCCAGGGGATGTTGATGATGATATGAGTCGTCATAGTGGTCTATACGTGGGAATGGTTTTATGTCCTGGCGAAAGAAATAAGTAGATGCCAATGTgatatttaatgtttttagcACATGATGAGATGTTGTGAAATTGATCTTgcaaaatgaatttaaagaTGTTATTTGTATTCTCAAAGGTTTTTCTAAAACGTTACTCATCGAATGTCAGACTTAcgatttaagtttttttctctcaagtaAGAGTTGCATGGTGAAGATAAGctggtatatatatttggactAGGCAATAAGAGTTGTTGGAATTTAAGTTTAGACGTTTTAAGTTGTACATGAGTTTTCCTAGTTtgacacttttcttttaacgaacatatatataagatcGATCATGATTAATAAAGTGCCtaataagtatttaaaaacaaatagaacattaaatattgtaatatctaattcaaaagattagttttcataaatatattttgctttagaagaaaaatcttCAGGtaacaaaatacattttagTACCAAAtgcaattcaaaattttataaatagaaacaaaaacccGTACGTTGGCAAATGGGCCGGATCTTCTTCTTTATGGGCCCagttttctaatttgaataatgttttttAGGAAATGtttagataattatttttaacttcaacttagcaacaaaattccaaaattctaagcaataatttttttttaccatcgATCCCTTCACTAATAGAATGTGTTCTCAGCTTCTCATTAAtgcttcattttcttttaaattaccACTAGAAACACTACAACAATTGAAgacacaaaagaaaagaaaatcaatcaTTATGCATCCTATCTAATGTTGATCTCATCCAGTTAAATTGCTACCACTACCACTTGTTTATTCTCCCACTTTGGGGAAATTTGTAGTGATTTATGAGTTCACaagaatgaaataataattcacAAATAGAAAGAGAGTTTGACACCTTCTACATATGCTAAGAGTTGAGAAATGTTTTGAGGAATATAGTGTTTAGAGAAATGCATGCTCTTACACAGTGGTTGATACAAACAAAATTCtccctaaacttttaaacaCTGTATCCTATTTTCATACAATCAAAATCGTTTCCACAATTCaatcaatgaaaattgtttaattatgattgAATTATGATATAAACacgagaaagaaaaagggaatgTCTAGTGCTCTATGACTAAGAAAAGTAACATGAAAATGGAGATGAActcttgttttcttaaaatgcATGAATCGGACTCCGATTCATTAATCTCATACGAACGACGGTttctaaaagagaaaaaagaatcaaaagaataattCTCTTGAggaatatatacataaaaaccatctaattatttttttatttttcatttctagttaataaacttcaaaaaacaattaaaacattaaattgaaatatcaatatgtatttcatttcttaatacctaaaataatttccatgttaaaatttgatgtctttttcaaagaaaagataataataataataataaaaaaaaaagaattcctatgtaatattgcaaattttaagaagatgaatatatctgagataatttttttaagaattcttcagaaaaaataaaatagaataaaaggAATGGAACgtaactaatatatatacacacagaTTCAGCTCGATCAATAATTAACAATCATAGtggaaaatgaatttaataaaaactcCTGAAGTAGAACTGAAAgcattaattgaaaataaacaaagcaaaaatttggaattataataacatcattaaaaaaagagagggagagagagaaaaattgtacaaaagaaaagaaaagagaaaaaaaaaattgtacaatCTATTCGCTGTTGCAAAATGTTGACCCACGTGGTAACCAAGAACCTGCATGCATCCGTTTCCTATACACATACCTTACCGGAATCCGATGCAGAACCTGGCTGAGCCCATGGTCAAATTTCATAACCCATTACTCCCGCCGCCGCCGTAAGGCGAGGCAGCTTCAACGTCACAACCATCAAACGACGAGAAAAGAGCAGAAATACCACTGCCGGAAACCCCaccacctcctcctcctcctccgccCATGCCCAGTCCTAGGAGATCCCGCGTGGTGGGTTCATTGCCGAATCCAAGTCCGAGCCCAGCCGTCATGGAGATGGCGGGGCCAGGAGACTGCGACAACGATAACCCAGAGGCACGAAGCAAAGAGGAGGCGGTGGAGCTGGTGACGCCCATTTGGGCAGCCTTCTGCAGCAAGGCAGTGGCGGACATCGCGGCGGGCTGAGGCGACAGAGAGTAATGTGGAGTATGGtcttgaaaaatggaagaggcTGAGGTTGAGCCCGATGAGGCTGAGGCTCTACATGAGAGGAAGAGGGACGTTGAGAGAGAGAGCGATGTGGGCTCAATGGCGGTGGTCGAGGGATCATTGCCACCGTCTGGTCGGTTGACGCCGGTGGTGAGTTGATGGGGCGGATTAGGGGGAGCACTTGTAACAGtgggaggagaagaagaaaatacacCAGCGAAAACGCTTGCTCCACCGCCATTTGTTTGGCAGGTTTTGTTAACGGTGGAGGCCACGGCTGAGGTTAAGCTTGTCGCTGCTGGTGTTAATGGCGGAGGCCCCATGGGAATGTCCGGTGGTTCTGCACCCAAAACATCCATGAAAGGAAAAGGTTGAGGAAAGTCTAAAGCTACATCTTTAGATTAAACTTGGTAGCTTTTTAAGTTACCAATTTCAAAACTTGCCGGAGTAAAAATTACGGCTGTTTGAAAAGTAAACACTTTTTCATAACTAAATACAAAGTTACTAacttcaacctataaactcAAGTCAAGACAGCGAGCCAAACGCCCTCAATTGGTCTAACTTGACaagacttcaaaattaaaaaagtcgagagtaaaattgatgaaatgaaCGAACACAGTTATCCAATCATTAGTCGTATCAAGTAAGAGAGaatattgatgaaatttcAACTTTATAATTAGTATTTTTCAACCTTAGTTAATAGGAAGATATATCTAGAAACAGCAAGTAGcaatattaatcaattagagAGTAAGTAACCACCAAAACAGCACTAAATTATTTGGAGCGATGAGATAACAAGACaacaagattttaaattcaaataataacaataataatagacaATTAATTTTGGACTTCCAAGacttcttaaatttaaataagatCAAATAAATCAAGTGAGctcaattaacaaaaaaagcttatcaacaaaactaaaaagaaaacaataaatttgctTAAAAAGTAGATCCTAGCTAGAGCAGCAttagaaacattttatttGGTGCGACATACCAAATTATTCAACTATACacatgttaaatttttttttattttttcggAATGcaataaatacattatttatgatgtaatattaaatttacattttttcttttttttttttgtttatggtaCTACTCCAAATTATTACTACTAAAAAAGTTGTCCATGTTGTGATAAATCACCcctattaaattaatatatgggTGAAAtgaaatccaaaatttatgaTGACTAATAAGCTTTCAAACCAAGcagtaattataattttctagaatttaaaaatatgtttctacaaatgttataaaaattgtttataaaaactaaacctTTTGGAAAATCAATTCAAAGGACAAAAGTCCCTTGATTAACAAGGA
Coding sequences:
- the LOC101219130 gene encoding deSI-like protein At4g17486, yielding MKLKLGSKKWKSIAPRLKGKSPSPSFCLFSKSKSVNYGPGTTPVYLNVYDLTPVNGYVYWAGLGIFHSGVEVHGVEYAFGAHDYPTSGVFEVEPRQCPGFKFRRSILIGTTCLDPHEVREFMEQCSSSYYGDTYHLIVKNCNHFCRDVCHQLTGKSIPKWVNRLAKIGSVCNCILPESLRISAVRHDPTPFETEKTKLRNAFSCLSSISSRQKQLSSSSLYLQSPSKGWELKKPNTEPSSCLKSNDR
- the LOC101217471 gene encoding zinc finger protein GAI-ASSOCIATED FACTOR 1 codes for the protein MVSAENNSPTATVAASSPSAVEIETIDTVTPAKKKRNLPGMPDPTAEVIALSPKSLLATNRFVCEICNKGFQRDQNLQLHRRGHNLPWKLRQRTSNEIRKRVYVCPEPSCVHHNPARALGDLTGIKKHFSRKHCEKKWKCERCSKKYAVQSDWKAHMKTCGTREYKCDCGTLFSRRDSFITHRAFCDALAFASSDSNVIAAAAAVTAAVASSPLATMPVSPGLSIQSSEPPDIPMGPPPLTPAATSLTSAVASTVNKTCQTNGGGASVFAGVFSSSPPTVTSAPPNPPHQLTTGVNRPDGGNDPSTTAIEPTSLSLSTSLFLSCRASASSGSTSASSIFQDHTPHYSLSPQPAAMSATALLQKAAQMGVTSSTASSLLRASGLSLSQSPGPAISMTAGLGLGFGNEPTTRDLLGLGMGGGGGGGGGVSGSGISALFSSFDGCDVEAASPYGGGGSNGL